The DNA segment GCTGCTCTAGCCAGCTGAGCTACATCGGCGACTTACAATAAAAAAAGTCCGCTATTTCTAACGGACTGCAAATGTATATAATTTATTTTTTAATCAAAACATTTTTTTATAAAATTTTTATCATTATGCGCTCGCTCTCACCTTTTGTTTCCTCTTAACAAGCAAACGCTCCATAGAATCAGCAGCAAGCTCTACAGCTTCCTCAAATGTTTTACATTGCTTTTTAACTATAAACTCATCACCAGGCACATTAACTTTTATTTCTGCTATTTTATTTGTTTTTGCACTTGTGTTATCTAATTTAAAAAAAACATCTGAACAAACAACTTTGTCGTAATACTTCTCAAGCTTATCTAATCGAGCCTGAACAAAGCCAATCAATTTTTGATCGACATTAAAATTAACCGCATGAACATTTACTTGCATAATCAATACTTATTTATGGTTAAAAATTATGGATTATTTTGATTACGCGGATGCGCCTTCCCGTACACTTTTTTAAGCTCAGCTAAACTGCTATGCGTGTAAACTTGGGTAGAAGCTAAACTCGCGTGACCTAATAATTCTTTTACTGAATTTAAATCTGCTCCGTTATTAAGAAGGTGTGTAGCAAAAGTGTGCCTCAAAATATGTGGGCTCTTTTTAACCTTACCAGAGACAATACTAAAGTAACTATTTATTAACCTATAAACAAAAGATTCGCTTAATTTATTTCCGCGATTATTTAACATTAATATTTCAGAATCTCCCACAAGGCTGAGCTCTTTACGCTTTTCTAAATAAATATTAATAAGTTCTGCCGTACACCCCAATACAGGTAATACCCGCTCTTTATTACGTTTACCCAAAACACGTAACGTTTTAGTAACAGCATTATAACTATTCATTTTAAGCCCTATAAGCTCTGCACGACGCATACCTGTAGTATAAAACAATTCGACAATAAGCCTATTCCGCACTCCTTCAAAATCATCTGGATATTCTATTTTCTCTATAACATCCTGCAATTCTTTTTCAGAGAAAGGAACTTGAACTTTTCTCTCTGTCTTGAGCGACTTATGTTCTTGCAACGGATTTACAGTAATTTGCTTAGATCGCAAAAGAAATTTATAGAACGATTTTAAAGAAGATACTTTCCTATTCACAGAGGTATTAGACACCTCTTGTTCTACCAAAAAAACTACCCAACCTCTTACTTGGCTATAATTAACCTCTTCAAGCACAGCATCAGAATCATGTTCATTTATGAATTTTTCAAAAGAAACAACATCATCACTATACGCCCTAACAGTAAGTGGGGAGTAATTTTTTTCCTTTAACAGGTAATCAACATATGCTTGTTTAGAATTAATCATATAAAAAAACCGTTACCAACAAAAGTAAACTTTTACTGGTAACGGTTAGTATTATTGATCCTAAAAATTAAGGATTAATTTTCTTCTGCATCTCTTAAACCTTGTATGTAAGATGCTTTTTGTACTTGCACCCTTCTTACAACTGATGGTTTTGTGAATTGTTGACGTTTTCTTAGTTGACGTACAACTCCAGTTTTGTCAAACTTTCTTTTATAGCGCTTTAATGCTCTATCGATATTTTCTCCGTCTTTAATTGGTATAATTAACATAATATAACACCTCCTCTCGTTAAGGGTGCAAATTTACAAATTTCTATTAACCCACCAAGCTTTTATCTATTTATTTTACCGACCATATTGTATAACCGTTTGGCGGTGCTTGTATTTTAACCCAAGAATCGCCTTGTGTGGTAGGCTCCCACCCCGAATTACCTGTGTAATCTTTAATTATGGTACTAGACCAATTGGTATCTACCCAGCGCTCTTGCCATGAATTACTAGTATTTATATACACAATAATCCCAGGGCTTCCGTCACGTCGAGCAACATACTCATCGTTGTCAGCATACAAGTAACTTGTACCTCCTGATGCTTTGTTGTTATGTATCCATATCAGGTTATTTAATTTGTTTTTATCTAACCAATCTTCATAATCTCTATAAAAAAGACATGGGTATCCTTCGTGAGTTAATATATAAGCATAAGCCAATAATTTATTTGTATATATTTCATCAGTATCATGATTCGCTACAAACGTTACTGCTCTATATGAATTACGCTTTAGCAACATATCGCCATTAAGCTGCGTAAGATCGTTATTGTTAAAAGCATCGCGCATTTTATAATAACACGCAAAATCGAAAGCACTCGCCTCTGCTTGTCCTGTCCACGTTTCCAATAAAGCAGCGTTACCATCCCAGTACTCTCCTACTGCAAAACCACCTACAGCATTTTTAAAGTTTTTTACCACCCATGGCTCAAACCCTTTCACATAGTCGAAACGCCAACCATCAAAACCCATTACATTTTTATAATATTTAGCAATAGAGTTACTGTTATTATAAAGCCAGTCTTGCACATATACTTTATCATGACAGATGTCTGGGTAACCTCCAAAAGCACCCGCATCATTAGCATGTACATCATTAGGATGAAAATCATTGTAAGAGCGTACAAACAATCCTGAGGCGGGTTGAAAGTCAGTATAAGTATTTCCTCCTGTATATGGGTTATATTGCGATGCACCACCACTACAATGATTAACAACAATATCAGCTATAACACTAAGGTCATTAGTATGCGCAGTACTGATTAATGATTGGATTTCGCTAAGCGAACCAAAACGCGTTTCAGTATTACCCATTTGGTTATAGCTTCCAAAATCAAAATAATCAAAAGGGTCATACCCCATAGAGTATCCTCCACCAGCAGCTTTAGTGGCAGGTGGTAACCAAATGGCATCAATACCGGCACTTGCCCACGAAGGGACTTTACTCGAAACCGTGTTCCACCAAACACCATTACCGGGAACATCCCAATAGAATGCTTGCATCATTACTTTTGAACCAATGGAGCGGCTTGCTGTTTCTTGATGTAAAGGTGTTTGAAGTTGTGCGGTTTGCTCTTCTTGATATAGAGCATCTGAATCTTTACTACACCCCCATAAAAACAGAACTGAGGCAAATAATGTAAATGTATATTTCATAATTAATAATGTTTTAGTTGATTAAATATATAAAATAATAACACTATAATTAACACTTCTTCAAAACACACAATACTACAACGTTGTAATGTTAACAACTTAAAACAAAAAAGAGCAACTTAGATTAAGTTGCTCTTTTTTAGACATTTATATTTTAAATATCCTATCCTTTTAATAGATTTCTAGATATAACAAGTTTCTGTATCTCTGTAGTACCTTCACCTATAGTGCATAGTTTAGAGTCTCTATAGAACTTCTCAACTGGATAATCTTTGGTATAACCATATCCACCATGTATTTGTACTGCTTCGTTAGAAACACGCACACATACCTCTGATGAGTACATTTTACCCATTGCTCCAGCAACAGTCATTTTTCTATTATTATTTTTAAGATAAGCTGCTTTATGTAATAACAATTCTGATGCTTCTATCTCAGTAGCCATATCAGCAAGTTTAAATGCTATACCTTGGAAGCTGCTTATTGGTTGCCCAAACTGGTGACGCTCTTTAGAGTATTTAAGAGCTGCTTCATAAGCTCCTTTAGCAATACCTAATGATAAAGCCCCAATAGATATACGACCACCATCTAATATTTTCATAGCTTGAATAAAACCATCTCCTACTTCGCCAAGTCTATTAGCATCAGGAATACGACAGTTGTCAAATATAAGTTCGGCAGTTTCGCTGGCGCGCATACCTAATTTATCTTCTTTTTTACCACTGGTAAAACCTTCCATTCCTTTTTCGAAAACAAAAGCAGTCATACCGCGAGAATCTCCTTTTTCTCCTGTACGCACTATAACTACTGCAATATCTCCTGATTTTGCATGTGTAATAAAGTTTTTAGCTCCGTTTACTACCCAGTAATCACCATCTTTTACAGCTGTAGTATTCATACCACCTGCATCAGATCCTGTATTGTGCTCTGTTAATCCCCAAGCACCAATATGCTCGGCAGTTGCTAATTTTGGTATCCATTTCTTTTTTTGCTCTTCGTTAGCAAATGTAAGAATATGGTTAGTACAAAGCGAGTTGTGTGCCGCAACTGATAACCCTATAGACGGATCTACTTTTGATATCTCTTCTACTATGGTAATATACTCATGGTAACCTAAGCCTGAACCACCTAATTCTTCGGGTACAAGAACACCCATAAAGCCCATTTCTCCTAATTTTTTAAATAAATCTACTGGGAAAAATTGTGTATCATCCCATTCTCTCATAAATGGACGGATATGCTGCTCTGCAAAATCCCTGATTGACTGTGCAATCATTGTCTGTGTTTCGCTATAGTCGAAGTTCATTTTTATACCTTTTATTTTAGAATTTCAAATATAAGGCAATTATTTTTTCTTTTTCAACAGGAAAACCATTAATTTTTGTTAATTCTTCAATATTACCTATTCTTCCTTGTACCTTTCTTTTTGCAATTATATTACTTGCAATAGTTTCATTAAAATAAGGAAAAGAGCTCAATTCATTTAATGATGCTGTATTGATATTTATTGTTTTAACCCTTGGTTTCCCTACAACTGTAAAACGTTTTTTAAGCTCTTCGTTAGTGTTAGGTGTATAATCTCTAAAATCAAAATCGTCCATTTGTTCCATGCTTACGTAAGCACCAAGCTGTTCCCTTCTTTCTAATATCCGTTTTGAATATACAGGACCTATTCCGTAAATAGCTATTAACTGATCGGCAGTAGCTTTATTAATATCTATTACTGCCGCATTATTCTTTTTATTTACCCAATCTGGAAACTTAAAGTAAGGTGATATCGCTTTCAATAAGCTATCAGATACTTTTGTTACCTCCTGAAATTCTTCAGCACTATTTACATACTTGTTTTTTGCCCTAAAATCTCTAATTCGCTTTAACTCTTTTGAAGATAAACCAATCAGTTGTGCTTTAAAATCGGATATGTAATTAGGGTTAAAAGGATAAATCTCTACAGTCTTATTCTGTCTTTCTGTTACCCAATCGGGGAATTTAAAATAGGGTTCTATCTTTTTTAAGCGGCTGTCCGATATTTTTGTAACCTCCTGAAAATCTTTAGCACTATTTATATATTTATTCGTTTTACGAAATTTACGAATACGTGCTAGTTCTTGTTTTGATAAACCTATTAGCTTTGCTTTATAGTCCGATATATAGTTTGGGTTAAATGGATATATCTTTGCCCCCCTCTTCCCTTTCTTATTTTTAACCCAACTGGGGAATTTAAAATAAGGTGCTATCTTTTCTAAAAGACTATCCGATACTTTTGTGACTTCCTGAAATTCTTCGGCACTATTTACATACTTTTTCGTTTCCCTAAATTTGTGAAGCCTGTCTATTTCGGCATTACTCATCCCTAATGTATAGCCCTTATAATCGGTAATATAATTGGGATTAAAAGGGTATATTTTATAGGCTGCTTTAGCTTTTCGGGCTTTTAGAGTATCTATTTGAGTTTGTAAGGCTAACCACTCTTTTTGTTCTTCAGATTGTCTTGCTTCACTCTGCCAATTGCGAGAAGTTGTAACAAAATAAGTAGCTTGTACAACTATTATAAGTAATAATAATGCTACGATGCCTTTGCGCTGCCCTTTTGTATAGTGAA comes from the Flavobacterium arcticum genome and includes:
- a CDS encoding tyrosine-type recombinase/integrase, with product MINSKQAYVDYLLKEKNYSPLTVRAYSDDVVSFEKFINEHDSDAVLEEVNYSQVRGWVVFLVEQEVSNTSVNRKVSSLKSFYKFLLRSKQITVNPLQEHKSLKTERKVQVPFSEKELQDVIEKIEYPDDFEGVRNRLIVELFYTTGMRRAELIGLKMNSYNAVTKTLRVLGKRNKERVLPVLGCTAELINIYLEKRKELSLVGDSEILMLNNRGNKLSESFVYRLINSYFSIVSGKVKKSPHILRHTFATHLLNNGADLNSVKELLGHASLASTQVYTHSSLAELKKVYGKAHPRNQNNP
- a CDS encoding alpha-amylase — its product is MKYTFTLFASVLFLWGCSKDSDALYQEEQTAQLQTPLHQETASRSIGSKVMMQAFYWDVPGNGVWWNTVSSKVPSWASAGIDAIWLPPATKAAGGGYSMGYDPFDYFDFGSYNQMGNTETRFGSLSEIQSLISTAHTNDLSVIADIVVNHCSGGASQYNPYTGGNTYTDFQPASGLFVRSYNDFHPNDVHANDAGAFGGYPDICHDKVYVQDWLYNNSNSIAKYYKNVMGFDGWRFDYVKGFEPWVVKNFKNAVGGFAVGEYWDGNAALLETWTGQAEASAFDFACYYKMRDAFNNNDLTQLNGDMLLKRNSYRAVTFVANHDTDEIYTNKLLAYAYILTHEGYPCLFYRDYEDWLDKNKLNNLIWIHNNKASGGTSYLYADNDEYVARRDGSPGIIVYINTSNSWQERWVDTNWSSTIIKDYTGNSGWEPTTQGDSWVKIQAPPNGYTIWSVK
- a CDS encoding helix-hairpin-helix domain-containing protein, yielding MQPFRFFFHYTKGQRKGIVALLLLIIVVQATYFVTTSRNWQSEARQSEEQKEWLALQTQIDTLKARKAKAAYKIYPFNPNYITDYKGYTLGMSNAEIDRLHKFRETKKYVNSAEEFQEVTKVSDSLLEKIAPYFKFPSWVKNKKGKRGAKIYPFNPNYISDYKAKLIGLSKQELARIRKFRKTNKYINSAKDFQEVTKISDSRLKKIEPYFKFPDWVTERQNKTVEIYPFNPNYISDFKAQLIGLSSKELKRIRDFRAKNKYVNSAEEFQEVTKVSDSLLKAISPYFKFPDWVNKKNNAAVIDINKATADQLIAIYGIGPVYSKRILERREQLGAYVSMEQMDDFDFRDYTPNTNEELKKRFTVVGKPRVKTININTASLNELSSFPYFNETIASNIIAKRKVQGRIGNIEELTKINGFPVEKEKIIALYLKF
- the rpsU gene encoding 30S ribosomal protein S21, with product MLIIPIKDGENIDRALKRYKRKFDKTGVVRQLRKRQQFTKPSVVRRVQVQKASYIQGLRDAEEN
- a CDS encoding acyl-CoA dehydrogenase family protein: MNFDYSETQTMIAQSIRDFAEQHIRPFMREWDDTQFFPVDLFKKLGEMGFMGVLVPEELGGSGLGYHEYITIVEEISKVDPSIGLSVAAHNSLCTNHILTFANEEQKKKWIPKLATAEHIGAWGLTEHNTGSDAGGMNTTAVKDGDYWVVNGAKNFITHAKSGDIAVVIVRTGEKGDSRGMTAFVFEKGMEGFTSGKKEDKLGMRASETAELIFDNCRIPDANRLGEVGDGFIQAMKILDGGRISIGALSLGIAKGAYEAALKYSKERHQFGQPISSFQGIAFKLADMATEIEASELLLHKAAYLKNNNRKMTVAGAMGKMYSSEVCVRVSNEAVQIHGGYGYTKDYPVEKFYRDSKLCTIGEGTTEIQKLVISRNLLKG
- the hpf gene encoding ribosome hibernation-promoting factor, HPF/YfiA family; its protein translation is MQVNVHAVNFNVDQKLIGFVQARLDKLEKYYDKVVCSDVFFKLDNTSAKTNKIAEIKVNVPGDEFIVKKQCKTFEEAVELAADSMERLLVKRKQKVRASA